A part of Pectinatus sottacetonis genomic DNA contains:
- a CDS encoding MFS transporter gives MLKWFLTGPNLPRISDKNLIQKMYHSSRLQAVSSMIIGYGMYYVMRMTLGVAKEPMINAGFTPTELGQIGAGMLIAIAVGKCANGFIADYCNIKKIVPLGLLGAAIVNATLGFSNSYWIFLILWFINGCFQSMGSAPCIVSLSQWFSKSQLATYYGVFSIAHYVGEGATYLGTAMIIVAFGWHAAFYIPGVACIVLAFIMYRFMKDRPETYGLPSANEFEQEVIQEKKEQTVSTHEAQLMVLKNPYVWLLVAAAICLGISRYSISSWGVIFLQESKGFDLVTAGSIMSLSPILGGIGSFFSGIISDKIFQSHHSITTIVFGLIMLLGIAGVCFVPSGQPFLTAMFISIFGFGLGVILCFVGGLLAVDLCPRKATGAAMGAIGLFGYGGAALQDIVNGILMDAAKVVTNGHVIYHFETITTFWIASVAVMTALIIPTLWAKKIKNS, from the coding sequence ATGCTAAAATGGTTTTTGACAGGACCAAACCTGCCGCGTATAAGTGATAAAAATCTTATACAAAAAATGTATCACAGCTCTCGGCTCCAAGCCGTTTCTTCAATGATAATCGGCTATGGTATGTATTATGTTATGAGAATGACTTTAGGTGTAGCTAAAGAACCTATGATCAATGCCGGTTTTACTCCAACCGAACTTGGGCAAATCGGTGCAGGGATGCTTATTGCTATAGCTGTAGGGAAATGCGCCAATGGATTTATTGCCGATTACTGCAATATTAAGAAAATCGTTCCCCTAGGATTATTAGGTGCAGCCATAGTCAATGCTACACTGGGCTTTTCCAATTCTTATTGGATATTTTTGATATTATGGTTCATAAACGGTTGTTTTCAATCTATGGGATCAGCTCCCTGTATAGTTTCTCTATCCCAATGGTTTTCCAAAAGTCAGCTGGCAACTTACTATGGTGTTTTCAGTATAGCCCATTATGTCGGCGAAGGAGCGACTTATCTTGGTACTGCTATGATAATTGTTGCTTTTGGCTGGCATGCTGCATTTTATATTCCTGGAGTTGCCTGTATTGTCCTTGCCTTTATTATGTACCGATTCATGAAAGATCGTCCTGAAACTTATGGACTGCCTTCTGCTAACGAATTTGAACAGGAAGTAATCCAAGAAAAAAAAGAACAAACCGTTTCTACACATGAAGCGCAGTTGATGGTACTAAAAAATCCCTATGTCTGGCTTTTAGTTGCCGCAGCAATATGTCTAGGAATTTCACGTTATTCAATAAGCAGCTGGGGTGTCATTTTTTTACAGGAATCCAAAGGATTCGATCTTGTAACTGCTGGCAGTATAATGTCACTTTCTCCTATTCTGGGTGGTATAGGTTCATTTTTTTCCGGCATAATTTCCGATAAAATTTTTCAATCACATCATTCTATTACTACCATAGTATTTGGTTTAATTATGCTTTTGGGTATTGCTGGTGTATGTTTTGTTCCAAGCGGCCAGCCTTTCCTAACAGCTATGTTTATTTCTATTTTTGGTTTTGGTTTAGGTGTCATATTATGTTTTGTTGGTGGATTACTCGCAGTCGATCTGTGTCCACGAAAAGCTACAGGGGCAGCTATGGGAGCCATTGGCCTATTCGGTTATGGCGGAGCAGCCCTTCAAGATATAGTAAATGGTATTTTAATGGATGCCGCCAAAGTAGTTACCAATGGTCACGTCATTTATCATTTTGAAACAATAACAACTTTCTGGATTGCTTCAGTGGCAGTAATGACTGCATTAATTATTCCTACATTATGGGCTAAAAAAATAAAAAATTCCTGA
- the sucC gene encoding ADP-forming succinate--CoA ligase subunit beta, producing MNIHEYQGKEILRSYGVSVPVGKPVFSADEAVEAAKELGQDVVVVKAQIHAGGRGKAGGVKIAKSLDEVAGYAKDLLGKTLVTKQTGPEGKKVNRLLIEAGCKIKKELYLSFTIDRTTAQTVMIGSEAGGMEIEEVASSTPEKIIKEYIDPFIGLAPFQARRMAFKLNIEPALVNKAAALMTGLYKVFIDKDCSLAEINPLVLTEDQNVMALDVKLNFDDSALFRHPDINALRDESEEDPKEREAAELGLNYVNLGGDVACMVNGAGLAMATVDIIKHYGGEPANFLDVGGQGSAEDDAKAFKIMTEDGQAKGIFVNIFGGINKCDIIAEGIIEANKMLDLKLPIVVRLDGTNVEAGRKILKDANIPNVIMVESMTEGAKKVVELVKNA from the coding sequence ATGAATATTCATGAGTATCAAGGTAAAGAAATTCTTCGTTCTTATGGCGTGTCAGTACCTGTAGGTAAACCTGTATTTTCTGCTGATGAAGCAGTAGAAGCAGCAAAGGAACTTGGACAGGATGTAGTAGTGGTAAAAGCACAGATTCATGCAGGAGGACGAGGTAAAGCTGGCGGCGTAAAAATTGCAAAATCTCTTGATGAAGTTGCAGGATACGCTAAAGATTTATTAGGTAAGACTTTAGTAACAAAACAAACAGGGCCAGAAGGGAAAAAAGTAAATCGTCTTTTAATCGAAGCAGGTTGCAAAATCAAAAAAGAACTGTATTTAAGTTTTACTATTGATCGTACTACAGCTCAAACAGTAATGATTGGTTCTGAAGCAGGTGGCATGGAAATTGAAGAAGTAGCTTCATCAACTCCAGAAAAAATAATTAAAGAGTATATAGATCCATTTATAGGGTTAGCACCATTTCAAGCACGGCGCATGGCATTTAAGCTTAATATTGAACCAGCATTAGTAAATAAAGCAGCTGCTTTAATGACTGGATTATATAAAGTATTTATTGACAAGGATTGTTCACTTGCCGAAATAAATCCGCTTGTATTGACGGAAGATCAGAATGTTATGGCTCTTGATGTAAAATTAAATTTTGATGATAGTGCATTATTCCGTCATCCTGATATCAATGCATTGCGCGATGAATCGGAAGAAGATCCAAAGGAAAGAGAAGCTGCTGAATTAGGTCTTAATTATGTAAATCTTGGTGGAGACGTTGCTTGTATGGTAAATGGTGCGGGTCTTGCTATGGCAACAGTTGACATTATAAAACATTATGGTGGAGAACCAGCTAACTTCCTTGATGTTGGTGGTCAAGGCTCAGCTGAAGATGATGCTAAAGCCTTTAAAATAATGACAGAAGATGGACAAGCGAAGGGCATTTTCGTTAATATTTTTGGCGGAATTAATAAATGCGATATAATTGCAGAAGGAATAATAGAAGCTAATAAAATGCTTGATTTAAAACTTCCTATTGTGGTACGTCTTGATGGAACTAACGTAGAAGCTGGACGAAAAATACTTAAAGATGCTAATATTCCTAATGTTATTATGGTAGAATCAATGACTGAAGGGGCTAAAAAAGTTGTTGAACTTGTAAAAAATGCATAA
- a CDS encoding phosphatase domain-containing putative toxin has protein sequence MCIKKKHFLSILFVSFICLLQASNIVFANHHTKQPVNQSAPVLKIDRSDIYQLPRNFRMSTDKFQGLTKDGIMPTHRGLGKLRESGSSTFSEKEFEKILATVPVSPNQFYDIDLRGESHGYLNGTNVSWFSDHDWGNDGRSQYIIEHIEKDLLQKTLHDSPVKIYRFDDKKNILLSPITMQVNSVRTEEEMVHQHHAHYFRLALMDHFRPDDQAVDKFLKFYKTLPPNAWLHFHCYAGMGRTTIFMVMDDILKNASDVSFHDIVKRQGLIGIVDLSNIPDKKKNWGRKAYFERYQFVRHFYDYVKANPDLKLPWSTWAKKHEYETYTPDYAGYIWSLDAADKKKLPRNFRTSQSPYNAPNPKYNLDKDYIPTRKGLDTLNISGSAQFSVEEFKTMLKKLRTLTSGPIYDIDLRQESHGFFNNNAVSWYGYHDWGNYGKTKKQVIKDENKRIADALHKTLIISPLNKQKLAAAPEKKYIKTAFTEKELAQKEGVNYLRITATDHIWPSSECVDQFINFSKTLPADAWLHFHCHAGVGRTTAYMAMYDIMKNPSVSLKDILYRQHLIGGNYVAYTVENPKKGIWKADYYNDKARMIKLFYKYVQENYKNNYKLSWTNWLQQNDK, from the coding sequence ATGTGCATAAAAAAGAAACACTTTCTGTCGATATTATTTGTCTCTTTCATCTGTCTGTTACAGGCAAGCAATATAGTTTTTGCCAACCATCATACTAAACAGCCTGTAAATCAGTCTGCCCCTGTCCTAAAAATTGACCGCAGTGATATTTATCAGCTCCCACGCAACTTCAGGATGAGTACAGATAAGTTTCAGGGGCTGACCAAAGACGGCATTATGCCTACACACCGTGGACTCGGCAAACTGCGTGAATCAGGCAGTAGCACCTTCTCTGAAAAAGAGTTTGAAAAAATATTAGCTACTGTACCTGTTTCACCTAATCAATTCTATGATATTGACCTTCGCGGTGAATCACACGGATATTTGAACGGAACTAATGTAAGTTGGTTTTCTGACCATGATTGGGGAAATGATGGACGAAGTCAATACATCATCGAACATATAGAAAAAGACCTGCTACAAAAAACTCTGCATGATTCACCTGTAAAAATATATAGATTTGACGATAAAAAAAATATACTGCTTTCCCCAATAACTATGCAGGTAAATTCAGTACGCACAGAAGAAGAAATGGTACACCAGCATCATGCTCATTACTTCCGTTTAGCTTTAATGGATCATTTTCGTCCCGACGATCAGGCTGTAGATAAATTCCTTAAATTTTATAAAACCCTGCCTCCCAATGCCTGGTTGCATTTCCATTGTTATGCTGGAATGGGACGCACAACAATATTCATGGTAATGGATGACATTTTAAAAAATGCTTCTGATGTAAGTTTCCATGATATAGTAAAACGCCAGGGACTTATTGGTATTGTTGACTTAAGCAATATTCCTGATAAAAAAAAGAACTGGGGACGTAAAGCATATTTTGAACGTTATCAATTTGTCAGACATTTTTATGACTATGTAAAAGCCAATCCTGATTTAAAACTTCCATGGAGTACCTGGGCTAAAAAACATGAATATGAAACATATACACCTGATTATGCTGGATATATATGGTCTTTGGACGCTGCTGATAAGAAAAAACTTCCACGTAATTTCAGGACATCACAATCTCCATATAATGCTCCTAATCCTAAATATAATCTGGATAAAGATTATATTCCTACCCGCAAGGGACTTGATACACTGAATATCTCCGGCAGCGCTCAATTTTCCGTAGAAGAATTTAAAACCATGCTGAAAAAATTAAGAACTTTAACCAGCGGTCCTATTTATGATATTGACTTAAGGCAGGAATCTCATGGCTTTTTCAATAATAATGCTGTAAGCTGGTATGGTTACCATGACTGGGGAAACTATGGAAAAACGAAAAAACAAGTCATAAAAGACGAAAACAAACGTATTGCTGATGCCCTCCACAAAACTTTAATTATTTCCCCGTTAAACAAACAGAAATTGGCAGCAGCACCTGAAAAAAAATATATAAAAACAGCGTTTACTGAAAAGGAACTTGCCCAAAAAGAAGGTGTCAACTATTTAAGAATTACAGCTACTGATCATATCTGGCCGTCTTCGGAATGCGTAGACCAATTTATTAATTTTTCCAAAACACTTCCAGCTGATGCCTGGCTGCATTTTCATTGTCATGCTGGTGTAGGACGGACAACTGCTTATATGGCTATGTATGATATAATGAAAAATCCTTCTGTTTCCTTAAAAGATATACTTTACAGACAACATTTAATTGGCGGTAATTATGTTGCTTACACTGTAGAAAATCCTAAAAAAGGTATTTGGAAAGCAGATTATTATAATGATAAAGCCAGAATGATAAAACTCTTTTACAAATATGTACAGGAAAACTATAAAAACAATTATAAATTAAGCTGGACAAACTGGCTGCAGCAAAACGATAAATAA
- a CDS encoding peptide chain release factor 3, whose translation MGQLQDEIKRRRTFAIISHPDAGKTTLTEKLLLYGGAIHLAGSIKSRKTQRHAVSDWMEIEKQRGISVTSSVLQFDYAGCRINILDTPGHQDFSEDTYRTLMAVDSAVMVIDAAKGIETQTKKLFKVCKQRNIPIFTFVNKLDRYGKAPLDLMDEIENVLGIKAYPMNWPIGIDGRYQGVYNRRKKQIELFSADDSHGQKERESVIFAAQDEMVKNKISEHEYNTLLEDIALLDEAGESWDDDKVAKGELTPMFFGSAMTNFGVKNFLEEYLRLAPPPQPHISDSGIISPEDDKFSAFVFKIQANMNPAHHDRLAFIRICSGKFERNMQVMHVQENKQIKLSQPQQFLAQDRQIIDNAYPGDIVGLFDPGIFGIGDTICDSNKKFRFADFPVFPPERFARVEAKDTMKRKQFIKGINQLTQEGAVQLFEQPGTGMESYIVGTVGQLQFDVLKYRLEKEYNVDIVITMQPFEVARWLEFKNGLEVKPESLNGADRGMFVKDMKGRPVLLVNNEWALGWIMDNNPELILHNVPPDKKEA comes from the coding sequence ATGGGACAGTTGCAAGATGAGATAAAAAGAAGACGCACATTTGCTATAATATCACATCCAGATGCCGGAAAAACAACACTTACAGAGAAGCTGCTTTTATACGGAGGAGCTATTCATTTAGCGGGCTCAATAAAGTCGCGAAAAACGCAGCGCCATGCTGTTTCAGATTGGATGGAAATAGAAAAACAGCGGGGTATTTCTGTTACATCAAGCGTATTGCAGTTTGATTATGCGGGCTGTCGTATAAATATATTGGATACACCGGGCCATCAGGATTTTAGTGAGGATACATATCGTACACTTATGGCAGTAGACAGTGCTGTAATGGTTATAGATGCAGCTAAAGGTATAGAAACACAGACAAAGAAACTTTTTAAGGTGTGCAAGCAAAGAAATATTCCTATATTTACTTTTGTAAATAAATTAGATAGATATGGTAAAGCACCACTTGATTTAATGGATGAAATTGAAAATGTGTTGGGGATAAAAGCATATCCTATGAATTGGCCAATAGGAATTGATGGGCGTTATCAAGGTGTTTATAACAGAAGAAAAAAACAGATAGAATTGTTTTCTGCGGATGATTCACATGGACAAAAAGAACGTGAATCAGTTATTTTTGCGGCACAGGATGAAATGGTTAAAAATAAAATAAGTGAGCATGAATATAATACTTTGTTAGAAGATATAGCTTTATTAGATGAAGCAGGGGAATCATGGGATGATGATAAGGTTGCCAAAGGTGAGCTTACACCAATGTTTTTTGGTAGTGCTATGACTAATTTTGGTGTAAAAAATTTTTTGGAAGAATATTTAAGATTGGCACCACCACCTCAGCCGCATATTTCTGATAGCGGAATAATATCGCCGGAAGATGATAAATTTTCTGCCTTTGTATTTAAGATTCAGGCTAATATGAATCCGGCACACCATGATCGTCTTGCATTTATTCGTATTTGTTCAGGAAAATTTGAAAGAAATATGCAGGTAATGCATGTTCAAGAAAATAAGCAAATAAAGCTTTCTCAGCCACAGCAGTTTTTAGCGCAGGACAGACAGATTATTGATAATGCTTATCCAGGGGATATTGTCGGTTTATTTGATCCGGGAATTTTTGGCATAGGTGATACTATATGTGATTCTAATAAAAAATTTAGATTTGCTGATTTCCCAGTATTTCCACCAGAACGTTTTGCCCGTGTTGAAGCCAAGGACACTATGAAACGCAAACAGTTCATCAAAGGAATAAATCAGCTGACACAGGAAGGAGCTGTACAGCTTTTTGAACAGCCTGGAACTGGGATGGAAAGTTATATAGTTGGTACGGTTGGACAGCTGCAGTTTGATGTGTTGAAATATAGACTTGAAAAAGAATATAATGTTGATATTGTAATAACAATGCAGCCATTTGAAGTAGCAAGATGGCTGGAATTTAAAAATGGACTGGAAGTAAAACCGGAAAGCCTTAACGGAGCAGACAGAGGGATGTTTGTAAAAGATATGAAGGGTCGGCCGGTATTGTTGGTAAATAATGAATGGGCTTTAGGATGGATTATGGATAATAATCCGGAACTTATTTTGCATAATGTACCACCTGATAAAAAAGAAGCATAA
- a CDS encoding AraC family transcriptional regulator, giving the protein MLKYFFSKINKKIFEWNTNPQLLYFCKLCSKVDIISKKRLHNDGAEIIIIKNGVGNCSIGGKIYSIKKNDIILINTSVLYSISVKKNKKIDFYIIGIKNMHIKGYKRNCFINENQSPIISNTEMTFWVQKIVMILEYLLKNGINYNIDEAAQYIMKAVLIVINNCMKDVKSGTEKEKYNIGLRIKEYIDSHYLEEINLTSIAAALKINIYYLSHTFKKFIGQTPMKYIINKRIAEAQNLLISTDLTVTEIALKCGYNNSNYFQVVFNNIVGMTPGKYRKNWRE; this is encoded by the coding sequence ATGTTGAAATATTTTTTTTCTAAAATAAATAAGAAAATTTTTGAATGGAATACAAATCCACAACTATTATATTTTTGTAAGCTTTGCAGCAAGGTAGATATAATATCTAAAAAGCGTCTGCATAACGATGGTGCTGAAATTATAATTATAAAAAATGGTGTGGGTAACTGTTCAATTGGTGGGAAAATATACAGCATAAAGAAAAATGATATTATTTTAATAAACACAAGTGTACTATATAGTATTTCAGTTAAAAAGAATAAGAAAATAGATTTTTATATAATAGGAATTAAAAATATGCATATAAAAGGATATAAAAGAAATTGTTTTATTAACGAAAATCAGTCACCAATTATATCAAACACTGAAATGACTTTTTGGGTACAAAAAATTGTCATGATTTTGGAGTATTTGCTAAAAAATGGAATAAATTATAATATTGATGAAGCGGCACAATATATTATGAAAGCTGTTTTAATAGTGATTAATAATTGTATGAAAGATGTTAAGTCGGGGACAGAAAAAGAAAAATATAACATTGGATTAAGAATAAAAGAATATATAGACAGCCATTATTTGGAAGAAATAAATCTGACAAGTATAGCTGCTGCCCTAAAAATAAATATATACTACCTGTCACATACATTTAAAAAATTCATAGGACAGACACCAATGAAATATATTATAAATAAACGAATTGCCGAGGCGCAGAATTTATTAATTTCTACAGATCTAACGGTAACAGAAATAGCTTTAAAATGCGGGTATAATAATTCCAATTATTTTCAAGTAGTATTTAATAATATTGTGGGGATGACACCGGGAAAATATAGGAAAAACTGGCGGGAATGA
- the sucD gene encoding succinate--CoA ligase subunit alpha, giving the protein MGIFINKNTRVLVQGITGKQALFHTKNMLNYGTNVVAGVTPGKGGQTVEGVPVFNTVAEAKEQTGANASVVFVPAKFAADSILEAINNEMDIVICITEHIPVQDMVKVRRYLKGKKTRVIGPNCPGIMTADECNIGIIPGSIHKKGHVGIISRSGTLTYEAMYQMSNAGIGQTTIIGIGGDPVKGTDFIDALEAFNKDDDTKAVLMIGEIGGTAEEDAADWISANMKKPVAAFISGRQAPPGKRMGHAGAIISGGKGSAADKIKALNAAGIDVADTVAHMGETMVKTLKRAGIYDICHNC; this is encoded by the coding sequence ATGGGAATTTTTATAAATAAGAATACTAGAGTGCTAGTACAGGGAATTACAGGTAAACAAGCATTATTTCATACAAAAAATATGTTGAATTATGGGACTAATGTAGTAGCAGGAGTAACTCCGGGAAAAGGTGGACAAACTGTTGAAGGCGTACCGGTATTTAATACCGTGGCAGAAGCGAAAGAACAGACAGGAGCTAACGCATCAGTAGTGTTTGTTCCTGCTAAATTTGCTGCTGATAGTATTTTAGAAGCAATTAATAATGAAATGGATATTGTAATATGTATAACAGAACATATTCCTGTACAGGATATGGTCAAAGTTCGTCGCTATTTAAAAGGTAAAAAGACACGTGTCATCGGACCTAATTGCCCAGGAATTATGACGGCCGATGAATGCAATATAGGTATTATTCCAGGTTCAATACATAAAAAAGGACATGTAGGGATTATTTCCCGCTCAGGAACATTGACTTATGAAGCAATGTATCAGATGAGTAATGCCGGTATTGGACAGACTACTATTATTGGTATAGGTGGAGATCCTGTAAAAGGAACAGACTTTATAGATGCCTTAGAAGCTTTTAACAAAGATGATGATACTAAAGCAGTGTTAATGATTGGTGAAATAGGCGGTACAGCAGAAGAAGATGCTGCAGATTGGATAAGCGCTAATATGAAAAAACCAGTTGCTGCATTTATAAGCGGTCGCCAGGCTCCTCCGGGAAAACGTATGGGACATGCAGGTGCTATTATATCCGGTGGTAAGGGATCAGCTGCTGATAAAATAAAAGCACTTAATGCTGCTGGAATAGACGTAGCTGATACTGTTGCTCATATGGGAGAAACAATGGTTAAGACTCTTAAAAGAGCAGGCATATATGATATTTGTCACAATTGTTGA
- a CDS encoding metallophosphoesterase — protein sequence MNIINKIINGPYLLAPGLEKITISWEMAQLTKLQLKYQQANTTTIISINPEFIHEPACRKYPDGCFLYTAVLKKLLPGKLYYYKIFTEDNILLSSGHFKTLPQKTEKISIITISDSHLFNTEKQFSQMVSTKQPDFIIHSGDISFGTGYQHEQYVQNWFQKIPDILRTTPFYYIPGNHDEGPFYNIFFAQPQAKTVNGIYNGHSYSFDYGSVHFAMVDSNSWGLFEMNAVNSGLNPDNTTKKCITKTLQWLRNDLEQKNSRHASWRILILHHPYTDEFNNKYIIPIAEKYNVDLVISGHLHYYVKAISINPAIGTKTTYISQGSLQDPNASLNKSGEKRFLGDFPEITAMGKNNYGQLEISKDLICYKFFGFYKNTDKLIDTVILSHEPPKIELNNVQINRLDNNGHIEITASAINKSNIPSAVNINLFDNDKKHTINLFGSKNNSHVVVLDPFEEKKLTALYKAVYQGEHIITIGNTNKKIVVFEPTQLSFSHMKLFTGKQLSSNYLSASIEAVNNLDREIFTAIPLYINQHIAVTKNLFFRGHEQKNIDFAYKFSQCGNYQISIADQLPKEISIEGGIRVIPRIHDKSGHGHYGLLHGTPKIISKKDCVEIYLEQYGDYIEIPSTPDMETDTCFTGIVNAKIERLAKENEMSHNPLMVKGKSVGWGATYLLRMVVERSGSLKWGICHDSTEYSWQGGNANIGKWTQYAITFDKKTGGNSYCNTENTAHVTGISSECQLRQWKKEPIFIGYSYIGHIIKEIDRPKYFTHLPGHINQVRFYKTNLSESEIQSVYNSPYKDGPKKKDLIVWLDFHNILTVGTHITEWRHPAVYDPEYKTEKKYWSFKQLKTKASIPLPTDIKSTIEVSDDCLFIKGSMEIILKTGTNYTDISNLPPAQYIRIITNFSAQIGPEGTFTPELQEYQITAANENNFTEIFWSTRKDWEKGTFNGAIGFAPVDRLRNFTEYTDIIHG from the coding sequence ATGAATATTATCAATAAAATTATCAATGGACCATATCTTCTTGCTCCTGGCTTAGAAAAAATTACTATTTCCTGGGAAATGGCACAATTAACTAAGCTGCAATTAAAATACCAGCAGGCAAACACCACCACCATTATTTCCATCAATCCCGAATTTATCCATGAGCCCGCTTGCCGCAAGTATCCTGATGGTTGTTTCTTATATACAGCGGTCCTTAAAAAATTGCTCCCGGGAAAATTATATTATTATAAAATTTTCACAGAAGACAATATTCTTCTGTCATCAGGCCACTTTAAAACATTGCCGCAAAAAACAGAAAAGATTAGTATTATTACCATATCTGACTCCCATCTTTTTAATACAGAAAAACAATTTTCCCAAATGGTATCAACAAAACAGCCCGACTTTATCATACACAGCGGTGATATATCATTTGGCACTGGTTATCAACATGAACAATATGTACAAAACTGGTTTCAAAAAATACCAGATATATTAAGGACAACTCCTTTTTATTATATTCCCGGCAACCATGATGAAGGACCTTTCTATAATATATTTTTTGCCCAGCCACAGGCAAAAACCGTCAATGGCATTTATAACGGCCACTCCTATTCCTTCGATTATGGATCTGTACATTTTGCAATGGTTGACAGCAATTCCTGGGGATTATTTGAAATGAATGCTGTAAATTCAGGACTAAACCCTGATAACACTACAAAAAAATGTATAACAAAAACACTACAGTGGCTAAGAAATGATCTGGAACAAAAAAACTCTCGTCATGCCAGTTGGCGAATCTTAATCTTACACCACCCATATACAGACGAATTTAATAATAAATATATAATTCCCATCGCAGAAAAATATAACGTTGATTTAGTAATAAGCGGTCATCTTCATTATTATGTAAAAGCAATATCTATTAATCCTGCCATTGGTACCAAAACCACGTATATTTCTCAAGGCAGCCTGCAGGATCCTAACGCTTCCCTTAATAAATCCGGAGAAAAACGCTTTTTAGGAGATTTTCCTGAAATAACCGCCATGGGCAAAAACAACTATGGACAACTGGAAATAAGCAAAGATTTAATTTGTTATAAATTTTTTGGTTTTTATAAAAATACTGATAAATTAATAGACACTGTTATTTTATCGCATGAACCGCCCAAAATAGAATTAAATAATGTACAGATCAACCGACTTGATAATAATGGGCATATAGAAATAACAGCATCCGCTATAAATAAAAGTAATATTCCTTCTGCTGTAAATATCAACTTATTTGATAATGATAAAAAACATACCATCAATTTATTTGGCAGTAAAAATAACAGCCATGTAGTCGTATTAGATCCCTTTGAAGAAAAAAAATTAACAGCATTATATAAAGCTGTTTACCAGGGAGAACATATCATCACGATTGGCAATACTAACAAAAAAATAGTAGTATTTGAGCCTACGCAGCTATCCTTTTCTCACATGAAATTATTTACAGGAAAACAATTGTCTTCAAATTATTTATCCGCATCAATTGAAGCTGTAAATAATCTTGACAGAGAAATATTCACAGCTATACCTCTTTATATAAACCAGCATATAGCAGTAACAAAAAATTTATTTTTTCGCGGTCATGAACAAAAAAATATCGACTTCGCATATAAATTTTCCCAATGCGGAAATTATCAAATAAGTATTGCTGATCAACTTCCCAAAGAAATATCTATTGAAGGCGGCATCCGCGTAATTCCCCGTATACATGATAAATCAGGGCACGGACACTATGGTCTGCTGCATGGTACACCTAAAATAATTAGTAAAAAAGATTGTGTAGAAATATATCTGGAACAATATGGTGATTATATAGAAATTCCTTCTACACCAGATATGGAAACAGACACTTGTTTTACTGGCATTGTCAATGCAAAAATAGAGCGTCTGGCAAAAGAAAATGAAATGAGCCATAATCCCTTAATGGTAAAAGGAAAATCTGTCGGCTGGGGTGCAACTTATCTCCTGCGAATGGTCGTTGAGCGCAGCGGCAGCTTAAAATGGGGAATATGCCATGACAGTACAGAATATTCCTGGCAGGGCGGCAATGCCAATATAGGCAAATGGACTCAGTATGCAATAACATTTGATAAAAAAACTGGCGGCAATTCATACTGTAACACAGAAAACACTGCTCATGTAACTGGTATTTCTTCCGAATGTCAATTGCGTCAATGGAAAAAAGAACCCATATTTATTGGTTATTCGTATATCGGACATATAATTAAAGAAATAGACCGGCCGAAATATTTCACACATTTACCGGGACATATCAATCAAGTACGATTTTACAAAACAAATTTATCAGAATCTGAGATCCAGTCTGTTTATAATTCTCCTTATAAAGATGGCCCCAAGAAAAAAGATTTAATAGTATGGCTTGATTTCCATAATATTCTCACCGTAGGAACACATATAACAGAATGGCGCCATCCAGCTGTTTATGATCCTGAATATAAAACAGAAAAAAAATATTGGTCGTTTAAGCAATTAAAAACAAAAGCATCCATTCCCTTACCAACTGATATAAAGTCAACCATAGAAGTTTCCGATGACTGTCTTTTTATCAAGGGAAGCATGGAAATAATATTAAAAACCGGGACTAATTACACAGATATTTCTAATCTGCCGCCGGCACAATATATACGCATAATAACAAATTTTTCTGCCCAAATAGGTCCTGAAGGAACGTTTACCCCAGAACTTCAGGAATATCAGATAACAGCTGCCAATGAAAACAATTTTACTGAAATATTTTGGTCAACACGTAAAGACTGGGAAAAAGGTACTTTCAATGGTGCTATAGGTTTCGCCCCTGTCGACAGATTGCGTAATTTTACTGAGTATACCGATATAATACACGGATAA